The Acidicapsa ligni genome has a window encoding:
- a CDS encoding MarR family winged helix-turn-helix transcriptional regulator, whose protein sequence is MARRTPNELEESRRHAAKLMKRIMAQLRASMDERLRPYGVTTAQIRLLFAIHTAPGSSGAQLSRQCEVTPQSAQVLIQRAEEAGWIVRGKDSINDRIVTASLTPAGEELLKIADGLMRSIEAKLWQKIPPSEINCVIEVLEKCLLNVSHE, encoded by the coding sequence ATGGCTAGACGAACGCCCAATGAATTAGAGGAAAGCCGGCGACACGCGGCGAAACTGATGAAGCGCATCATGGCGCAGCTACGCGCCTCGATGGATGAGAGATTGCGTCCCTATGGGGTCACGACTGCGCAGATCAGGCTGCTATTTGCCATCCACACTGCCCCCGGCAGTTCCGGGGCACAACTGTCCCGGCAGTGCGAGGTAACACCGCAATCGGCGCAGGTGCTTATCCAGCGCGCTGAAGAAGCCGGTTGGATTGTGCGAGGTAAAGACAGCATCAATGATCGTATTGTGACTGCTTCGCTGACGCCTGCCGGAGAAGAACTATTGAAAATTGCCGATGGCCTCATGAGAAGCATCGAAGCGAAACTGTGGCAGAAGATTCCGCCGTCGGAGATCAATTGTGTTATCGAGGTGCTGGAGAAGTGCCTGCTTAATGTCAGCCACGAATAA
- a CDS encoding S53 family peptidase has product MLAITVVVLLGSVFPADAQRTPLQASQVAPASAHMLSRVPESQTLRLNLSLPLRNQQQLKALLQQIQTPGSPQYRKYLTVQEFTAQFGPSATDYAKVLSFAKAHRLNVVRTFSNRLVVNVSGSASDIGEAFHVNMQRYQHPTENRVFYAPDVEPTIDTGVPILTVDGLTDLNLPHPMLKHAEADTVHSDQTGSGQGGQFLGSDMRAAYAPGVKLDGAGQTVGLVELGPYNLSDVQLYFSTVNQPLNVPIYNVLLDVDGVCSGIPASGGCDDGEEVIDIEQAISMAPNLSGLIVYEAYGSGSDALTAFAQAASDNVAKQLSLSFGFGGTPSTEPGYEQVFMELAAQGQNLFIASGDSGANVGGVGYPGNSPNVTDVGGTDLTTATAGGPWQSETAWVGSGGGWSTQSPIPTYQVPVINSTNQGSTSFRNIPDISMEANTDNFFCANGQCSGGIGGTSLAAPRWAGFLSLVNEQANGVPVPFLNTTFYPLGQTSSYDMDFHDITQGNDFNSDSPNLFTASVGYDLTSGWGSPNGQAMIDTLAPVSATSANFSLTASKLTLELTPGATGTSTINVMPMNGFDGAVDLSVNAIGMPAGVTATLSQSAITGPGSATLTVSTTGATPGGNSVVAVTGVSGGISHTVYVQLALPDFSFAVTPTVIYLNQGATATGSVSVTPLNGFPGKVSLSSQEALPAGVSATFRPTATNTSSKLILSANRSATTGIGNLLSVSGTSGNIQHTVSSVQFSVSAALGDCGAGIPVNLSSAYNLNGLYTDGTAFTNGGLDGDGFAFSSNILTESRVLSDVLFRFGPANAANAIFGAGQTIKLPSGNFSSLQLLATGINGNQSNQIITVTYSDGTTSKFAQSFSDWFSPSENPSEQEAVAMPYRDSATGTTDQRPFNLYGYTLVLNRDKRVTSITLPNNRNVVILAATLTEQALGTQVNLASAYNAAGIYTDGTTFAADGGIDGGGAAYSANLLGNQSGPSNLVVNTQNFNLAAPNVSNVVFGTGLPISLPQGHFTTLHILGTGVQGNQTDQSVIVTYTDGTKATFTQSFSDWFSPQGYPGEAKAMKMPYRDLNDGSQNAQTFNLYEYTFTINPFKTVKSLTLPNNRFVIAASVTLSLDLLQDVEGLLCQGHSVLPIRK; this is encoded by the coding sequence ATGCTCGCAATTACCGTCGTAGTGCTGCTTGGATCCGTGTTCCCCGCTGATGCGCAAAGAACACCACTGCAAGCATCTCAGGTCGCCCCCGCGAGTGCTCACATGCTCAGCCGTGTCCCTGAATCTCAGACTTTGCGGCTCAATCTCTCGCTTCCTTTGCGCAACCAGCAACAACTCAAAGCATTGCTGCAGCAGATACAAACTCCTGGCAGCCCCCAGTATCGCAAGTACCTGACGGTGCAGGAATTCACGGCTCAATTTGGACCGTCTGCAACCGACTATGCCAAAGTCCTCAGCTTTGCAAAAGCTCATCGATTGAACGTGGTTCGAACTTTTTCCAATCGTCTGGTTGTCAACGTCAGCGGATCCGCATCCGATATCGGCGAGGCCTTCCATGTGAATATGCAACGCTATCAGCATCCGACAGAAAATCGCGTTTTCTATGCTCCGGATGTGGAGCCGACAATCGATACGGGAGTTCCGATTCTAACTGTAGATGGTCTTACGGATCTGAATCTGCCGCACCCAATGTTGAAGCATGCTGAAGCAGATACGGTGCATAGCGATCAGACTGGTTCTGGCCAGGGAGGTCAGTTTCTCGGCAGCGATATGCGCGCTGCTTATGCCCCTGGAGTCAAGCTTGACGGGGCCGGCCAGACGGTAGGACTGGTCGAACTCGGACCCTATAATCTAAGCGATGTACAGCTGTACTTTAGTACCGTGAATCAACCATTGAACGTGCCCATCTACAACGTATTGCTCGACGTTGATGGAGTTTGTTCCGGCATCCCGGCAAGCGGCGGATGCGATGACGGAGAAGAGGTCATCGATATCGAACAGGCTATCTCCATGGCGCCTAATCTCTCCGGCCTGATTGTCTATGAGGCTTACGGATCAGGCAGCGACGCGCTGACCGCATTTGCGCAGGCTGCGAGCGATAACGTTGCCAAGCAGCTTAGTTTGTCCTTTGGATTTGGTGGCACTCCGAGCACTGAACCTGGGTATGAGCAGGTCTTCATGGAGCTGGCAGCCCAGGGGCAAAACCTATTCATTGCTTCTGGTGACTCAGGCGCAAACGTTGGTGGTGTAGGCTACCCAGGCAATAGTCCTAACGTTACTGACGTAGGCGGCACGGATCTAACAACAGCGACTGCCGGTGGTCCGTGGCAATCCGAAACAGCGTGGGTCGGCAGCGGTGGCGGATGGAGCACGCAGTCTCCTATTCCTACATATCAAGTACCTGTAATCAACAGCACGAACCAGGGATCGACATCGTTTCGAAACATTCCAGACATCTCAATGGAAGCCAACACGGATAACTTCTTCTGCGCCAATGGGCAATGTTCGGGAGGTATTGGAGGCACGAGCCTCGCGGCACCACGCTGGGCGGGATTTTTATCCCTGGTGAACGAGCAAGCCAATGGTGTTCCAGTTCCCTTTCTCAACACCACTTTTTATCCTCTCGGCCAGACGTCGAGTTACGACATGGACTTTCATGACATAACTCAAGGCAATGACTTCAATAGCGATAGTCCTAACCTGTTTACGGCTTCGGTTGGTTACGATCTGACATCGGGATGGGGCTCGCCAAATGGTCAGGCGATGATCGACACGCTCGCACCCGTCAGTGCAACCAGCGCTAATTTTTCGTTGACTGCATCCAAGTTGACTCTGGAACTTACACCCGGAGCCACGGGCACAAGCACAATCAACGTTATGCCAATGAACGGTTTTGACGGCGCGGTAGATCTATCGGTAAATGCAATCGGAATGCCCGCCGGTGTGACTGCTACTTTGAGCCAAAGCGCGATCACCGGTCCTGGTTCAGCTACGCTGACTGTCTCAACCACGGGCGCTACTCCTGGTGGCAACTCCGTTGTCGCTGTTACTGGCGTCAGTGGAGGCATAAGCCATACGGTGTATGTCCAGTTGGCACTGCCCGACTTCAGTTTTGCTGTCACACCGACAGTTATCTATCTCAACCAGGGAGCGACAGCCACAGGCAGCGTCAGCGTAACACCTCTGAACGGTTTCCCAGGCAAGGTTTCATTGTCATCGCAGGAGGCTCTACCTGCGGGTGTCAGCGCAACATTCAGGCCTACCGCTACCAACACCAGCAGTAAGCTGATCTTGAGCGCGAACAGGTCCGCTACGACCGGAATAGGAAATCTGCTGTCAGTAAGTGGGACATCAGGAAACATACAACACACTGTGTCTTCCGTTCAATTTTCAGTAAGTGCTGCGTTAGGAGATTGCGGTGCCGGTATTCCTGTGAATCTATCGTCGGCATATAACTTGAATGGTCTATACACGGATGGAACGGCCTTCACGAACGGCGGTCTGGATGGGGATGGATTTGCTTTCTCTTCAAACATATTGACTGAGTCGAGAGTGTTGAGCGATGTGCTCTTCCGCTTCGGTCCGGCCAATGCAGCCAACGCCATCTTTGGCGCGGGCCAGACGATTAAGCTTCCTTCAGGCAACTTCTCATCGCTGCAACTGTTGGCTACCGGCATCAACGGCAACCAGTCCAATCAGATCATAACTGTGACTTATTCGGACGGTACCACTTCCAAATTCGCGCAGAGCTTCAGCGATTGGTTCTCGCCCTCTGAAAACCCAAGTGAGCAAGAAGCAGTCGCCATGCCCTACCGCGATTCAGCAACGGGCACGACAGACCAAAGACCGTTCAACCTGTATGGATATACTCTCGTTCTCAATCGTGACAAGCGTGTCACGAGTATTACTCTTCCAAACAATCGGAACGTAGTGATTCTCGCTGCAACGCTTACAGAGCAGGCCCTGGGAACGCAGGTCAATCTAGCCTCCGCCTATAACGCGGCGGGTATCTACACCGACGGCACTACCTTTGCTGCAGATGGTGGTATTGACGGGGGTGGAGCTGCTTATTCGGCGAATCTATTAGGCAATCAATCCGGCCCATCCAATCTTGTTGTCAACACTCAGAACTTCAATCTGGCAGCACCCAATGTCTCCAATGTGGTTTTCGGCACAGGGCTGCCTATTTCCTTGCCGCAGGGCCATTTCACCACTCTTCACATACTTGGAACAGGGGTCCAGGGCAACCAGACGGATCAGTCTGTGATTGTGACGTACACCGATGGAACCAAGGCTACTTTCACGCAGAGCTTCAGCGATTGGTTCAGTCCACAGGGCTATCCAGGTGAGGCGAAGGCGATGAAAATGCCTTATCGAGACCTGAACGATGGAAGCCAGAATGCCCAAACCTTTAACCTGTACGAATACACATTCACCATCAACCCATTCAAGACTGTTAAGTCTCTGACACTTCCAAACAATCGATTTGTAATTGCAGCATCCGTGACCTTGTCTCTCGACTTGCTTCAGGATGTCGAAGGGCTACTCTGCCAGGGCCACAGCGTATTACCCATACGGAAGTAA
- a CDS encoding DHA2 family efflux MFS transporter permease subunit yields MATQAYSLPQWKPKHNPWAVALTVTLATFMEVLDTSIANVALPHIAGSLGASQDEATWVLTSYLVASAIILPISGWLSNRFGRKRFYMTCVVMFTVCSLLCGLAPTLPFLILARVLQGLGGGGLAPSEQAILADTFPIEKRGQAFAVYGMAVVFAPAIGPTLGGWITDNFNWHWIFFINLPVGLLSLFLSNRMVEDPPHLVARKEASKHLKIDFMGLGLVALGVGLLEFTLDKGQEKDWFSDTGIRVSFTAAIVLLIWFVYWEWKHPDPIVDIKLLKNRNFGTAVFLQLVLGMVLFGSTVLIPQYLQSLLGYTAERAGMVLSPAGFVLIIMMMIAGKTLGKVDARAMAAFGYFCTAVGVYNLTRLDLTTSYGTATLWRIFQMMALPFIFIPISTLNYVGVPAEKSNQISSLSNFARNIGGSAGTALLTTFIARTSQTHQQVLGSNVVRGSVAYNIYITRMQTLLVGRGMSVAQAAQTAMGQAYLQMQLQATMLSYKNAFVLLSALLFFLVPLPFLMRLPKKREKPAPEAVGH; encoded by the coding sequence ATGGCGACTCAAGCATATTCGCTTCCGCAATGGAAGCCAAAGCACAATCCCTGGGCGGTCGCCCTTACTGTCACCCTGGCTACGTTTATGGAGGTGCTCGATACATCTATCGCTAACGTTGCGCTGCCTCATATTGCCGGTTCGCTCGGCGCCAGCCAGGACGAGGCGACCTGGGTACTGACCAGCTACCTCGTGGCCAGTGCGATCATTCTGCCGATTTCAGGCTGGCTCTCCAACCGTTTCGGCCGCAAGCGCTTCTACATGACCTGCGTGGTTATGTTCACCGTTTGCTCTTTGCTTTGCGGCCTTGCGCCAACGTTGCCCTTTCTCATCCTCGCCCGTGTTCTGCAAGGGCTCGGCGGCGGCGGCCTCGCACCCAGCGAACAGGCGATCCTGGCCGACACCTTCCCCATCGAGAAACGCGGTCAGGCATTCGCTGTTTACGGTATGGCTGTGGTCTTTGCGCCCGCTATCGGGCCCACGCTTGGCGGCTGGATCACGGATAACTTCAACTGGCATTGGATATTCTTCATCAATCTGCCCGTTGGTCTACTCTCACTCTTTCTCTCAAATAGGATGGTCGAAGACCCACCACATCTCGTCGCTCGGAAAGAAGCTTCAAAGCATCTCAAAATCGACTTCATGGGCCTTGGATTAGTCGCTCTCGGCGTTGGCCTGCTTGAATTCACCCTGGACAAAGGGCAGGAGAAGGATTGGTTCAGCGACACCGGCATTCGCGTCTCATTCACCGCTGCCATTGTTCTGCTTATCTGGTTCGTCTATTGGGAGTGGAAGCACCCCGACCCAATCGTCGATATAAAGCTGCTCAAGAATCGTAACTTTGGTACAGCCGTCTTTCTCCAACTCGTTCTCGGCATGGTGTTATTTGGCTCTACCGTGCTCATTCCTCAATACCTGCAATCCCTGCTCGGCTATACGGCAGAACGCGCCGGCATGGTGCTGTCTCCGGCAGGCTTTGTGCTCATCATCATGATGATGATTGCAGGCAAGACTCTGGGCAAGGTCGACGCTCGTGCAATGGCAGCTTTTGGCTACTTTTGTACCGCGGTAGGAGTCTACAACCTCACCCGGCTCGACCTGACTACATCCTACGGAACCGCCACACTCTGGCGCATTTTTCAGATGATGGCGCTCCCTTTTATCTTCATCCCGATCAGCACGCTTAACTATGTCGGCGTGCCTGCGGAGAAGAGTAACCAGATATCCAGCCTGTCTAACTTCGCCCGTAACATCGGCGGCAGTGCAGGCACAGCGTTGCTTACCACCTTCATCGCCCGCACATCGCAGACGCATCAACAGGTCCTCGGTTCGAATGTTGTTCGCGGCAGTGTCGCATATAACATCTACATTACCCGTATGCAGACACTACTAGTCGGGCGCGGAATGTCCGTCGCACAGGCAGCACAAACGGCGATGGGGCAGGCTTATCTTCAGATGCAGCTTCAGGCCACGATGCTCAGCTATAAGAACGCTTTCGTCCTGCTATCAGCGCTGCTCTTCTTCCTCGTTCCGTTGCCTTTCCTCATGCGCCTGCCAAAGAAGCGCGAGAAGCCGGCACCTGAAGCGGTAGGGCATTAG
- a CDS encoding oxidoreductase: MADKLIFITGVSSGLGEALATEALTQGWRVVGTVRSEEARKSFEAKAAGRAFGRVLDVTDIAAIPKVTAEIEETIGAIDVLVNNAGYGMEGPVEESSLDEIRRQFEVNVFGAVAVTQAVLPFMRKRRSGRILNITSMGGLVTFPGVGIYNGSKFALEGISEALGKEVKEFGIFVTAVEPGMFRTDWAGRSMTRAPRSISDYDQIFEPQREMRQQRSGKQNGDPAKAAKAMLTIIAYPNPPAHLLLGPDAVKFVIDKLDALKAEIEAWRDLSISTNFDTV, encoded by the coding sequence ATGGCAGACAAATTGATTTTTATTACCGGGGTTAGTTCCGGACTTGGCGAGGCCCTGGCAACCGAAGCTCTGACACAGGGATGGCGAGTAGTTGGCACAGTGCGCAGCGAAGAGGCGCGGAAGAGCTTTGAAGCCAAGGCTGCCGGTCGGGCATTTGGTCGTGTGCTTGATGTAACCGACATTGCTGCGATTCCTAAAGTGACTGCTGAGATCGAAGAGACGATCGGCGCTATTGATGTTCTAGTGAACAATGCTGGATACGGAATGGAGGGACCTGTCGAGGAGTCTTCGCTCGATGAGATTCGCCGTCAGTTCGAGGTGAATGTTTTTGGTGCTGTGGCTGTAACGCAGGCGGTGCTGCCGTTTATGCGGAAGCGCCGCTCTGGCCGCATTCTCAACATCACATCGATGGGTGGGCTCGTGACGTTTCCGGGAGTAGGCATCTATAACGGGAGCAAATTTGCATTGGAGGGTATTTCCGAGGCTCTTGGAAAAGAAGTGAAAGAGTTCGGCATTTTTGTGACAGCGGTCGAACCGGGCATGTTTCGTACGGACTGGGCAGGACGCTCGATGACGCGCGCACCGCGTTCGATCTCCGATTACGACCAGATATTCGAACCACAGCGCGAAATGCGACAGCAGCGCAGCGGCAAACAAAACGGAGATCCGGCGAAGGCTGCTAAAGCCATGCTGACGATCATTGCGTACCCCAATCCTCCTGCACATCTCCTGCTCGGGCCGGACGCTGTGAAGTTCGTTATCGACAAGCTCGATGCACTTAAAGCTGAGATCGAAGCGTGGCGCGACCTATCGATCTCTACTAATTTCGACACGGTTTAA
- a CDS encoding glycoside hydrolase family 127 protein codes for MSPIAESLFNRRRFLNHLGILGIASSLSMGDLAFASDISGRVGSVSPSTAAPAIRNRAPLAASAFSLLPLGSIQPHGWLLNQLEIQAKGLTGHLDETWADVGPNSGWLGGTGESWERGPYYLDGLVPLAYLLDDARLKTKAQRYIDWVLEHQAADGMIGPVSNNDWWPRFVMLKVLTQYAELTNDPRVVPVMDKYFRYQLQELPKRPLIDWGKFRWQDAVLSVIWLYNRTGSAYLLDLARMLHQQGFDWEGQYADFKYTKRITAQYIKLGEGEGLKDLALSTHGVNNGQAIKTGPVWSLVSGSKTDRAAVLQMISELNKYHGLPNGMFSCDEHLAGLDPSQGSELCTVVEYMFSLEQSLAILGDPVLGDMLERLAFNALPGTLTDDMWAHQYNQEPNQVECSLHQKPWTTDGPESNLFGLEPNFGCCTANYHQGWPKFANSLFMLSGAGDDTSQDGLVAAVYAPCEVHTILRGIPVHVVEETEYPFRETVHFTITPAAPLNFPLQLRIPAWAAGTTILVNGEHALKPEAGSFARIERTWKPGDRVTITFPMSPRVSRWFNNSVAVERGPLVFSYGIGESWVKLRDRGMTADWQVFPTTQWNYALSIQIDKLDKSIVVSESAVIEGPFTARNVPVQLKVKARKLTEWRAEDGAANVLPISPVISDQPEETITLIPYAAAKLRITAFPHCGN; via the coding sequence GTTGCCTTTGGGCTCGATACAACCACACGGCTGGCTGCTTAATCAGTTGGAGATCCAGGCCAAGGGGCTCACTGGGCATCTCGATGAGACGTGGGCGGATGTTGGGCCTAACAGCGGCTGGCTTGGCGGTACTGGCGAATCATGGGAGCGCGGTCCTTATTATCTTGACGGGCTTGTGCCGCTTGCTTATCTGCTGGATGATGCGCGGCTCAAGACCAAGGCACAGCGATACATCGATTGGGTACTGGAGCATCAGGCTGCGGATGGAATGATCGGCCCTGTATCGAATAATGATTGGTGGCCGCGCTTCGTGATGCTTAAGGTGTTGACTCAGTATGCCGAGCTTACGAACGATCCGCGCGTTGTTCCAGTGATGGACAAATACTTCCGCTATCAGTTGCAGGAATTGCCTAAACGTCCGTTGATCGACTGGGGGAAATTTCGTTGGCAGGATGCAGTTCTCAGCGTGATCTGGCTATATAACCGGACAGGATCGGCATATCTACTGGATCTCGCACGGATGCTGCATCAGCAAGGCTTCGATTGGGAAGGCCAGTATGCTGATTTCAAATATACGAAGCGCATTACGGCGCAGTACATCAAGCTTGGAGAAGGCGAAGGGCTCAAGGATCTGGCGCTTTCAACACACGGTGTAAATAACGGTCAGGCGATCAAGACCGGACCGGTATGGTCTCTTGTTTCCGGATCTAAGACCGATCGCGCTGCCGTGCTACAGATGATTTCGGAACTGAATAAGTACCACGGATTGCCGAATGGAATGTTCTCTTGCGATGAGCATCTGGCGGGGCTCGATCCATCGCAGGGCTCTGAGCTTTGCACTGTTGTTGAATATATGTTCTCGCTGGAGCAATCGCTTGCTATTCTAGGCGATCCTGTACTTGGCGACATGCTGGAGAGACTTGCATTTAATGCGCTGCCAGGCACACTGACAGATGATATGTGGGCTCATCAATATAACCAGGAGCCGAATCAGGTTGAGTGTAGCCTGCATCAAAAGCCGTGGACAACGGATGGTCCTGAGTCAAACCTGTTTGGGTTAGAGCCTAACTTTGGATGCTGCACGGCCAACTATCACCAGGGATGGCCGAAGTTTGCCAACAGCCTCTTCATGCTTTCAGGTGCGGGAGATGACACATCTCAGGATGGGCTTGTAGCTGCGGTCTATGCGCCGTGCGAGGTTCATACAATTCTGCGCGGCATACCTGTTCATGTTGTTGAAGAGACGGAGTACCCGTTTCGCGAAACAGTGCATTTCACGATCACTCCTGCTGCTCCGCTGAACTTTCCATTGCAGCTTCGCATTCCTGCATGGGCTGCCGGGACAACCATCCTGGTAAACGGCGAGCACGCATTGAAGCCGGAGGCAGGATCGTTTGCACGCATTGAACGTACGTGGAAGCCTGGTGATCGGGTTACGATTACGTTTCCGATGAGCCCGCGTGTTTCGCGCTGGTTCAATAATTCCGTTGCTGTAGAGCGAGGACCTTTGGTCTTTTCGTATGGAATTGGAGAGAGTTGGGTGAAGCTTCGCGATCGCGGCATGACTGCGGATTGGCAGGTATTTCCAACCACACAATGGAATTATGCATTGAGCATCCAAATCGACAAGCTAGATAAGAGCATTGTTGTGTCTGAATCCGCGGTGATCGAAGGCCCATTCACTGCGCGCAATGTTCCTGTGCAACTCAAAGTGAAGGCACGAAAGCTAACGGAGTGGCGTGCTGAAGATGGTGCAGCCAACGTATTGCCGATCAGTCCGGTTATAAGTGACCAGCCTGAGGAGACGATCACACTGATTCCGTATGCGGCTGCAAAGCTGCGCATTACTGCTTTTCCCCATTGCGGAAACTAA